The Macadamia integrifolia cultivar HAES 741 chromosome 4, SCU_Mint_v3, whole genome shotgun sequence genome contains the following window.
TGGTCTGAATTTTGAAACAGTATTTGTCACATGCCTCCTTTTCTATAATTAGATAAGATTTTCTCTAATGTGAGTACAAACCCTTTTTTCAGATGATCGTGGAGCCTGAGCAGAGGGTACCAGATTTTATCAAGGCTGGGGCAGACATTGTCAGTGTTCACTGTGAGCAATCTGCCACCATACATTTACATCGTACAGTTAACCAAGTAAGATATCTCTGGATTTCATGTTTATCCTGATTTCAAGATAATTTTTATTGTTGGATATCAGATAAAGTTCTGGGAAGGGGGTGAAAAAAATATTGTATTTGCTATGCCTATCTGAGACTTTGTTCGTATCCATTTGCCTCGACTTGGATGAGTTGTAGTGATGAAAGTGATACAAATACCATAAACTTAAGATTTCTGACCATTCAATGTATTGTGTTTGTCAGACTAAAGAACACCCTGCTGTTGTTACACATCGAGAAATGTTTGTGTCCCTATGGATATAATTTTGGACAATTAACTCATTTGGATGGGTGATGATCAGGATAGCCTGAATATTTATTTCATACTGTATTATGTGCATCCAACTGTTGGAATGCCTTGAAGATGCTTGAAAGGGGTCATAGAATGTTGAAAAATCTGTACACAATCCATTTCAGAGTAGTCATTAGCAATGATTAGGCAAGATCCTAATGACTTTCACTTGACCCATTTTGATGTCACTCGTTCTTTTGTTGTGAAATCAATGATTCAAAGGTTCATACTAGTTTGAACCTATGAACTGTCACTAAACAGTATGGTCCCTAAGCGACCAAAAGACGAGGGCATCTGTGAAAGGGTGGGGAAGGGTAAGAGGTGAAGAGCAGGGAAATCTTAGCCATTTCATGgttttagtttcttatttatcATCTTATTTTAATATGttgttctccccccccccccccccccNNNNNNNNNNNNNNNNNNNNCCCCCCCCCTCTATGAATATTCTTTACACACATGCACGTGCTTCTTATGATTCAGATTAAGAGTCTGGGAGCTAAAGCTGGAGTCGTTCTAAACCCTGGTACCCCTCTAACGGCCATAGAATATGTACTTGAAGGTAATATTAGAGTATAAAGTTGATGCTAAGATTTATTTATAGTGTCAGTCTGGAAGTGCCTTTAATAATTTGTAGGTAAATGGACGTTACCTCTTTGCAAAGCTTCTTCCAAAAACTTTGATGTTCTTTTCTGGTTAAGATTCCATTGAGTATTATGCTCCATATTTTTTGTGCTTAGTTTGTGATAACTGCCTTTAGCCTTTTCTGGAACAAAAAGTGCCTGAGAGTCCAGCATGCATTCTACAATTCTGCTAATTTTATATTGCTTTTCTACTACATTTCTGAAGTGAAAGCAAGCTGTTTAGGCACAGTAACATCAAGTATCGAATACATTTGTGGGAAACTGACGAAAGATGAAAGAGATGATAGTCAGGGACTAAACAGTCAAGATCAGGAATTTGGAAGTCTGCAGGCATGATGAGAGTGTGGAAACGATTATTCTAGCATTAGATTCAATAGGGTGAATGTCCTTTTTCCAGTGTCATTCCTAGTGGCACCAGAATAGTATCATCAGTAAAGTAAGCTAAATTTTGAAGGTAGAACGTCAAACTAGCTTTAGGTGAATTTtcatttagtttctaaaatggGTTATTAAGTGATTTTTTCGTCCAGCCACCCCTGTACAACCGAAATAAATAAGCCTAAGAGATTATTTACATAAACATTGATTTaggttgtaactcttatttacaTTGTCCAAAGTCACTGTaaaaatgtttattttattatctttgCTAATATGATGTTTTAAAGACCTGGCTACGTTTGGGATTTATTTAGTCAATGTGTATGGAGTTAACCATGTTGTCTACTCTGCATGTGCAGTGGTTGATCTGGTCTTGATTATGTCAGTCAACCCTGGATTTGGTGGACAGGGCTTTATTGAGAGCCAAGTAAAGAAAATCTCTGACTTGAGAAGAATGTGTGCTGAGAAGGTACTAGGAGATATGAATTTCCCTTGTCATGATTCCAGTTTTTGACATGGAATTCCAGCATATGAACAGAAGTAACTTGTCATTTTAAATATTTGCCTACTTTCTTATGCAGGGCGTGAACCCATGGATTGAAGTTGATGGTGGAGTTGGTCCAGAAAATGCATATAAGGTAACTCATTTAAAATCTGTCCTTTTTTCTCAGTGTCAAGTGGCAACACACACTCATATGCACAccagggggagagagagagagagaccaaaatTTATATGAGGATCTAAGAACGAAGATTTAGAGGTGGCTTGGCCTAGTTCTAATACATCTTTTAATTGTTCCACAATATGGATACTGATTTCTCAAATGGATAGAAAGAACAGAAGTTCTATGTATTGTGTCTACAAATTGTTTTGACCTTGTTTTTGCTCTCTTCTGGACTTTGATGTTGTACAATTGACCTGTTTGGGTTGtacaatcattttttttcattaataaaatctGTTCCTCTTACATGCACACACTTTACAAAAAAATTCTAACACTATATATTGGTACTTATTTCAGAGATTGTGCTTTTGGTTATGATCTACTTTTGTTCATCTGCACTTATAATCTGCTGGCAGGTCATTGAAGCTGGAGCCAATGCTTTGGTTGCTGGTTCTGCTGTCTTTAAAGCTAAAAATTATGCTGAAGGTATGGACCCATTATTCCCACTGAAACTTATTCTTTCTTTGATAAAATTATTCCTACTGGAATGTTGCTTGAGAGATTTCTTGCTTgattattttcattaatatCAAAGTGAAGGCGCACATCGAACTATTCATACATGAAAGTGTTTTGACATCTAATGGCACATATGGAACTCTACATACATGAAAGTGTTTTGACATCTATTTTAACTGTATTGCAGCTATAAAAGGAATAAAGACCAGCAAAAGGCCTGTAGCAGTTGCAGTATAAAGTTTGAACAGATCCAAAAAACTATGAGTCAAGTCAGTGCGTAATGTGGCTCTTTGCTTCCATGTAAGTGTCGTCCTTGTTCATATATTCATAATTTCAATGAATTTTGGGAAGTATGCCTTCAGTTTTGCAATAAATCAAGTTTTCTTCTTATTCAGTTCTTGTAGAAT
Protein-coding sequences here:
- the LOC122075329 gene encoding ribulose-phosphate 3-epimerase, chloroplastic, with amino-acid sequence MATAASLCSTALQYQINGFGGGIKLRRSSLTLPNSVTSTRRKHQATVKASSRVDKYSKSDIIVSPSILSANFSKLGEQVKAVEVAGCDWIHVDVMDGRFVPNITIGPLVVDALRPVTDLPLDVHLMIVEPEQRVPDFIKAGADIVSVHCEQSATIHLHRTVNQIKSLGAKAGVVLNPGTPLTAIEYVLEVVDLVLIMSVNPGFGGQGFIESQVKKISDLRRMCAEKGVNPWIEVDGGVGPENAYKVIEAGANALVAGSAVFKAKNYAEAIKGIKTSKRPVAVAV